A stretch of DNA from Nitrospira sp. KM1:
CATGTGTTGCTTGCGGAGAAAAAGGTTTGCCATGATCTTATGGTAATCCACGAGCTGGTCCTGAGGACCTTCGATCGTAGAGAGGATGTCGAACGCTTCGTCCACCATTTCGAGGCGGTAATAAAGCTTCCCGAGATAGAACCGAAGCATGGGATTGTCTGGGTCCTGCTCCAGCGCCTCCTGATAGGTGCGAATGATTTCGCTGGGTTCTCCTTGCTCCAGGAATAATTCTTCGAGCCGGTGAAGCAGAATGACGTTTCTCGTTCTGGCATAGACTTTCTTTAGAATTTCCACGGCTTCTTTGGTCTTGCCTTCACGGATGAGAATCTCACCCAAACCGATGTATGCCGGCAGGAAGGTGCGGTCTTTCTTGATCGCTCCTCGGAAGTATCGCCGGGCCTTGTCTGGATGCCCGCGCTCCAGCAATTGGCGCCCGACCTCATACATGCATCCGGTTAGGAGATGCGCCTCAATACGGCGTTCCGACTCAGGAAGATTCACCTTGAGTAGCCTGTGCTGGATCTCAAGCGCTTCGCTCCACTTTTCAAGACGGATGGAGAGGTCTCGCTTGCGAATGAGGGCGGTGAGATTATCCGGTTCGATTTTGAGAATTTTCTGTAAGGCCTGCAGTGAATCCTCATACCGCTTGGCGGATTCCAGGTCCTTGGCCAGCTCAAGAAGAATTTCAATGCTCCGGTCATCGATCCGGTTGGCATGCTGGTGAAGCCGGATCGCTTCGGAAAAATTGCTTTCCGACCGGTAGATATTCCCCAGCCATAGCAGCGAGTCGACGCGGTTCGGGTCGATGGCCAAAGCTTTTTCGAATAGACTGACGGCCTCGCCGATCCGTTTGGACATGAAGGCATGTGTTCCTTCGCGATGAAGGGCGTCAACCTTTTCCTTGCGCCGTTGAAGTCTGGTACTCCGCCAGTTGCCGATCACGTGGACGGTTTGCCGGAATCCGACCGCGAGCGCGACGAATACCGCGCCAACCGCCATCGAAAAGACCACTAATGTAACCGAGCTGAGTTCGAAATGAGTCGACGGCCCGGCATGGACCGTAATGGTACCGGGGTTCAATTCCCGGAAGTAGCTGTAGATGAAGATCCCGGTACTAATCAGGAAAATCGTGGAGAGAAGTCTGAGCATGAGTTTATGCTCGCCTGGTCGCCCGTTCTCGCTTCAGCCGGGACGGCTTGGGTGGCTCCGCCGTTCCATTGACCGCCTCGGCAGGAACTGGAATGCTCTTGGCATCGGCCCAAAGACGTTCAAGTCCGTAGTGATGGCGCGCATCGTGCCGGAATATGTGGACGACGACGTCGCCGAAGTCCATCAGGACCCACTGCGAAGAGGCCTTTCCCTCGATACTGAGCGGGCCGGACCCGGATTGGGATAAGACGCCGTCAACATGATCGGCAATGGCTCTGGTTTGTCGATCTGATTCAGCAGAGCCAAGAACAAGAAAATCGGCAACCGAGGTCAGTTTCGCGACATGAAGCACCAGGACATCTGTCGCTTTCTTGTCGAGCATCGCTCTGGCGATGGCAAGGGCAGTAGCCTTGGATGTTTGTGCGATCGGGGTCCCCTTAGTATAAATGATGTTGAATTATATAGGACTCCACCTCGCTGGGCAATAGATTAGCCAGGGAATGCCCTTGACGAATTCTCGCTCGAACCTCCGATGCAGAGATATCGCACGATGCTAATCGAAGGCATATGACTCGTTGACGGCCACACGCAATGTCTACACGCGCAGTCCGTCCGGCATCGAGGTCCAGGAGAGCTTGTCGTGGAATAGCCGGCAGAAGCGGAAGTGCATGTAATGATTGAAAGGAGGTTCCCGGCCTGAATATGACCACGAATGAGCAGAGACGCAGCAGTGCCTCAGGTTCTCGCCAACTCGGGAGGTCAAGGAACGCGTCGAGCCCGATTAGAAATAAGAGATCGGTCTGGTGCCCGTAGGACTGCCGGAGTGATCTCACCGTGTCGATCGAATAGGATTTGCCGGTCCGACGTATTTCGATGTCCGACAATTCAAACGTCGGTTCAGACTCAATGGCCAGCCGTACCATTTCGGATCGGTCCCTGGATGTGGCCAAGGCGATTTCCGTCTTGTGAGGCGGGTCCCCGGTGGGGATGAAGAGGATGCGGTCGAGCTCGAGCACTTCGCGCGTTT
This window harbors:
- a CDS encoding lipopolysaccharide assembly protein LapB — translated: MLRLLSTIFLISTGIFIYSYFRELNPGTITVHAGPSTHFELSSVTLVVFSMAVGAVFVALAVGFRQTVHVIGNWRSTRLQRRKEKVDALHREGTHAFMSKRIGEAVSLFEKALAIDPNRVDSLLWLGNIYRSESNFSEAIRLHQHANRIDDRSIEILLELAKDLESAKRYEDSLQALQKILKIEPDNLTALIRKRDLSIRLEKWSEALEIQHRLLKVNLPESERRIEAHLLTGCMYEVGRQLLERGHPDKARRYFRGAIKKDRTFLPAYIGLGEILIREGKTKEAVEILKKVYARTRNVILLHRLEELFLEQGEPSEIIRTYQEALEQDPDNPMLRFYLGKLYYRLEMVDEAFDILSTIEGPQDQLVDYHKIMANLFLRKQHMEQAVIELKRALQFKKRVVVPYVCTACQQDTAEWAGRCRRCGSWNTLVALPKLDSVQSVSEQESGPLPVRSVPYQGIASPFETV
- the rsfS gene encoding ribosome silencing factor, coding for MIYTKGTPIAQTSKATALAIARAMLDKKATDVLVLHVAKLTSVADFLVLGSAESDRQTRAIADHVDGVLSQSGSGPLSIEGKASSQWVLMDFGDVVVHIFRHDARHHYGLERLWADAKSIPVPAEAVNGTAEPPKPSRLKRERATRRA
- the nadD gene encoding nicotinate-nucleotide adenylyltransferase gives rise to the protein MRLGLFGGTFNPVHNGHLSIARQTREVLELDRILFIPTGDPPHKTEIALATSRDRSEMVRLAIESEPTFELSDIEIRRTGKSYSIDTVRSLRQSYGHQTDLLFLIGLDAFLDLPSWREPEALLRLCSFVVIFRPGTSFQSLHALPLLPAIPRQALLDLDAGRTARVDIACGRQRVICLRLASCDISASEVRARIRQGHSLANLLPSEVESYIIQHHLY